The following nucleotide sequence is from Paraburkholderia flava.
GACGTGCCGTCGCTCGACATTCGCGCGCTGGCCGACATTCCGCTGATTCTCGCGGGGCTACAGAAATCGGGCGTCCGTCTCGCGCTCGAACGCAGCGCGGCGCGCGTCAACATGACGCTGCACGACGTCATGGAAGTCGAGTCCGCCGACGTCGCGGCGCAACTCGTCGCGGACGGCACGGGCTGGACCGTGCATGTCGCGTCGGCGGTGCGCCGCGAAGTGGAGGCGGGTGTGTTGCGCGCGGTGCCGATCGACGGCCTCGTGCTTGAGCGTTTTCTCGCGCATTCGCGGCAGCGTCCGCCTTCGAGCGCAACGATCGCGTTGATGAGCACGATCCGTTTGCTCGTCGCGACGATGACGGGCGCTGGCGACTGGCCGATGGCGGAAATGCATGCGCCCGCGACAGTCGATGCGGGCGCGTCCAGCGCTTAGCGACGCTTAGGCAGATAGACCCGCGACGTCGACCGGCGACATGACGACGACCTCGGGCGGCGCCTGCAACAACGGCATCGCGGCCGCGCGATAGACGCGATAGTGCTCGGTCTGCCGATGTGCGTCGATCGCGTCCTGCGTCGCGAAGATCTCGAAGAAGCGGAACGTCGTCGTCGGTGTTTCGCTCACGAGCAGGTCGAAGCGCAAACAGCCCGGCTCTTCGCGCGTGGGCTGCAACACCGCTTGCAACGCGCGTCGCAACTCATGTTCGTTGCCGCTTTGCGGCACGAACGCCGCGACGATGACGATTGGCGTATCGCCGTCTTTAAATGAAAGCCCACGCGACGTCGTCATGGCAGCGGACACATCGGCACGCGCATCGTGCCCGGCTCCAGTTTCAGATCGAGACCGAGTCGGAAGCTGCGGTCCGGCTGCGGCTCGAAGCGCTGCAACAGCGAACCGACCGCGCCGAACACCGCGTCGCGGTACGCATTCGGATCGTCGGCATCGAAGATCTGCGTCGCGAGCGTCTTGTAGCCCTCGGCCATCACGATGAAGTGAAGATGTGCGGGCCGCATGATCGGCCGCTGCTGCGCCGCGAGCAGTTCGCCGCACGGGCCGTCGACGGGCACCGCATAGCCGGCGGGACGCACGCTATGAAACGAGAACCGTCCATCGCTGTCGGTCTGGAAGCGGCCGCGAAGATTCATCTCGACCTGCTGCGGGTCCTGGTTTTCGTAAAGACCGCCCGGTGAAGCCTGCCACGTTTCCACGCGCGCATTCGCGATCGGCGTGCCGTCGAGCGAGAGAATCCGGCCGTCGACGAACAGTTTGTCGCCCGGCGTGCCGTCGGCGGCGATGTTCGAGCCGTTCTCGCGCAGCGGTTGCGCCGCGCGCCAGAACGGGCCGATGAGCGCGGGCTCGGTGCCGCCCGCCGCGAGCGCTTTCTTTGCATCGATGAGGCCGACCAGCGTGGCCAGCCCGAGAATATCCGCGAGCAGAATGCCCTCGTGTTTTTCGGGGCCCGTTGCCTTGCCGATGCGCACGAGAAAATCGAGGCCGATTTCCAGTTCCTGATAGCTGAGTTCGACCTCGGCCGCAAACGCATGCAGGTGGCGCAGCAGACCGTCGAGAATCTGCTTCAGGCGGGGATTCGTCGTGTCCCGGTTCGCCGCGAGCACGGCATCGAGCAGGGCCTGCGGCGTCGCGGGAAGGGGTTCGCGGCGCTCCGCGCGTGACGCGGCCGCCTGGTGGGGTTCTTTCATGGTGTACTTCGCCTCCTGCATGTTGTACGCATTCTGCGTGCCCTGCGCGCGGCGCAAAGCGTGATCGCGTGGTCTTTACGCTTCGTTCTTCAGAAAACCGGTTTCGTCATACTGAAGGCCCGTGCCTTCCGCTGCCTTCAGCACGTCGGGATGCCATTCGATCCGGCCGACTTCTTCGTCCGTGCCGCCGACGACCGAATAAATGACGAGATCGTGATCGTTCGGATTGCGGAAGCCGCGCATGACGCCGGTCGGCATCGAAATGCAGTCCCACTGATTCAGTTCGAGCTGATGTTCGCCGTGGTCGCCCCAGATCACGATCATCTTGCCGTTGAGCGGAAAGAATACCTCTTCGGTCTTGTGCGAGTGCAGGTTCGCGCCCTGGCCGACCGGCACTTCGATCAGCGTGACACCGAAGCGGTGCGCGCCTTCGATCGCCGGCTGCACACCCTTGTTTTCGAGCACGCCGCGATTGATGATCTTGTAGAGCCGCTTTTCGAAGCCCGGCAGCCGGCTTTCGATGAACGTCTCGCCATACGGCTTGACTTGTCCCCAGCGCGCGACGCGCGTCGCTTCCATCTGTTCCGGTGTGATGTTCATGATCGATGTCCTCTGTGAACGCCTTTGAGCGTGATGGTTTGGATGAAATGTGGCCGATGCGTCTTGCCAGCCGACAATCGATCGTATTGCAGCGACCCGCATCAAATCCAACATCAAATTTCGAACGAGCCGATAACTTTGCGGCATCGACGATGAGCCCATTGAAATGACCGATCGGCCGATTCCGATAACAAGCGGTTATCGAATCGAGACATATTCGGTGTTGGACCCACTCCGCATGCACCGCATACGATCTGTTTCGAGCGGCGGCCTTTAAGGGCATCGCCGGTTGAACTCATTCAAATGGAGACAGCAATGGGCGACACGGCCTGTAGTTCAGTCATTGGTTCAGTCGTTGATTCCGCGGATCAAGAGGTTGTCGATATCGGCTTCGTCGGTGTCGGCAAGATCGGTTTGCCGATGGCGACGCATCTGCATCGTCATGGCCACCGCGTGGATGCATTCGATGCGAGCGTCGAGCGCGCGAGCCTCGCGCGCGCAGCGGGCATGCCGGTGAAGGACTCGCTGGACGCGGTCGTCGATGCGGCCGACGTGCTGATCACGTCGCTGCCGAACGACGCCGCGTTCGAAGCAGTCGCGTTCGACATCGCCGCGCGGGCGCGTCCGGGCCAGTTGTATATCGATACCAGCACGGTCTCGGTGAAGGCGTCGCGGCGCGTCGCGAATGCATTCGACGAAGCCGGCATCGCCTATCTGCGCGTGACCGTCTCGGGCAACGCGAAGATGGCCGAGCAGGCGCAGGTGACCGCGATCGCATCGGGACCGCAGGCGCAGTATCAGCGTGCGTTGCCGCTGCTTCGCCTGCTGGGACCGTCGCAGTTCTACGTCGGCGCGCAGGAGGAGGCGCGCGTGATGAAGCTGATCATCAACCTGATGGTGGCGAACACCGTCGGCATGCTCGGCGAAGCGCTCGCGATCGGTCAGCAGGGCGGGCTTGCATGGAGCGACATGTGGCAGGTGTTGTGCGCGAGCGCCGTCGGCTCGCCGATCGTGAAGGCGAAGGCGCAGCAGCTCGTGACGCACGATTATTCGCCGACCTTCACCGTCGAGCAGATGCAAAAGGACGTCGGCCTGATTCTCGAAGCGGGCGCCGACTGGCACGTGCCGCTGCCGATCACGTCGCTCGTCGCGCAGTCGCTGCAGCATGCATCGGCGTTCGGCTTCGGCAGCGAAGACTACGCGGCGATGATCAAGCTGTCGCTGCCTTCGGCAGTTTCTTCTTCCGACGCCTGAGCGAGGTGCGACATGGCCACTTCTTCGACGCTCGTCGACTCGGCCGCCGCCCCGCGCGACGGTGAGACGGTTCGCTACGGCATCGCGCTCGCGCTCGTCATCAGCCTGTTTTTCGCATGGGGGCTGACGTATGGCTTGCTCGACGTGCTCAACAAACATTTCCAGCAGACGCTCAACGTCACGCGGATGCAGTCGGCGCTGCTGCAGACGTGCTATTTCGGCGCGTATTTTCTCGTGGCGATTCCGTCGGGTCTGTTCGTCAACCGCTACGGCTACAAGCGCGGCATTCTGCTCGGGCTCGTCGTGTTCGCGCTGGGCGCGGTGCTGTTCGTGCCCGCGACGGCGCACGGCCGCTTTTACCCGTTCCTGATGGCGTTATTCGTGCTCGCATGCGGTGCCGCGTGTCTCGAGAGCGCAGCGAATCCGTACATCACGGTGCTCGGCGCGGCGCAAGGCGCGGCGCGGCGGTTGAATCTCGCGCAGGCGTTCACGGGCTTCGGCGCGTTCGCGGGACCGTTCATCGGCGGGCTGTTTTTCTTTCGACACGGCGCGGCGGCGGCCGGCAATGCGGCATCGGTGCGGATGACCTACGTCGTCATCGCGGCGGTCGTGCTGCTGCTGGCGCTGGTGTTCTGGCGCGTCGCGTTGCCCGAGCCGGGCAGGGAAGCCGCCGCAACGCAGGCGGAGGCGGTCGATGCGACGCCGCTGCGGCGCGAGCGCCGCTTCGTGTTCAGCGTCGTCACGCAGTTTTTCTACTTCTCCGCGCAGGTCGGCATCGCCGCGTTCTTCATCAATTTCGCGGTCGAGCACTGGGCGTCTCTGTCGACGGGGTCCGCCGCCTTCATGCTGTCCGGCGCGATGATCGCATTTACCGGCGGGCGCTTTCTGTCGACCGCGCTGATGCATCGCTTCGACGCGTCCGCGATGCTGGCCGTGTACTCGATCGCCGCGCTCGCGTTGTGCGTGGCGGCCTGCGCGATGCATGGACCCGTCGCGGTGATCGCGTTGATGGCCGTGTTCTTCTTCGAGTCGATCATGTTCCCGACGATTTTCGCGCTCGGCGTCGAGGGTCTCGGCTCGCGCACCGGCCGTGCCGGCTCGCTGCACGTGATGGCGCTGTTCGGCGGCGCGGTCGCGCCGCTGCTGATGGGCGCGATCGCGGACCGCATCAGCGTCGGCGCGGCGTATCTCGTGCCTGTTTTTTGCTTCACCGTGGTGTTGTGCTTTGCCCTGTCGAGCCGGACGGCCCGACGTCGCGCACCGCTTTGATCTATCCAACCAGGAGTCAAATCGTCATGTCAGACCTTCAGGCCGAAATTCAGCGCCTCGTCGAACCGAATCTGCGTCAGCGTTTCTACGTCGCGTTCAGCTATCCGGTCGCCTCCGTCGAAGAGACGATGCCGCATATTCCCGAGCACATCCGTTATCTGATCGAACACGAGGACAAGGTCTTTCTGTCCGGCCCGTTCGTGACGGAAGGCCATATCGTCGGCGAGGGGATGACGGTGCTGTATGCCGAGTCGGAGCAAGAAGCCACGCAGTTTATGGACAACGAGCCGTTTATCCGTCGCGGCCTGCGCCGCTACGAACTCAAGCGGTGGGAATTGCGCGAGGGCACGCTGTCGGTGAGGACGCGTCTGTCCGCCAGCCGTTTCGAACTCTGATTGATCGGTAAAGCATTGTCGAAGGCCCCACCCATGAAACCGCATTCGCCCGGCGTCACGCCGCTTCCGTTCAATCACATCGGCATGACGGTGCCCGACATCGAGCGCGCGATCCGCTGGTACGGCGACGTGCTCGGGTTCAGGCTGATTTTCCGCAGGACGCTGCAACTGAATCCCGACGTGCCCGAAGTGCAGGAGATTTTCGGTCCTGCGTTTCGGCGCGCGTTGCAGGCGCATCTCGTGTCGGCGAACGGCGTAGGGCTCGAACTGTTCCAGTTTCTCGAACCGGAAGTCGAGATGCCGGAACAGAATTTTCGCTATCAGCGGGCCGGGGTTTTTCATCTGTGCGTGACGGATCCCGATCTGCCCGCGCTGGTCGAGCGCGTCGTCGCGCACGGCGGCCGCCAGCGCACGAAGATCTGGACGTTCCTGCCCGACCGGCCCTATCAGCTCGTGTATCTGGAGGACTGCTTCGGCAATGTCATCGAAGGCTTCTCGCATCAGTACACGGAGACGTTCGCGAACATGCCGGGATGGCATGCGGTCGACGAATGAGCGCGACGAAGGGCAATATCAACTTGCGTTCCGCAAGTGAGCTGGCCGAGATCAAGTCCATCGAGCACCTCTATAAGATCGGCTTTTCGACGACGCCTGTGGATGGCCGCATCAAAAACGCGAGGCAGGAGCCGACCTGCTTGATGGCACCAGTCAAGATCGTGTCGGTGTTCGAGTGCTACAACCCTCAACCCGCAGAAGTTCGAGGCTTTGCTCCATACCTTCTTCGGAACGGCATGTCTCGAACTGACGGTGACGGATTCTTCCGGCAAACCACATACGCCGCGAGAGTGGTTCATCGCGCCGTTGGACTCGATTGAGCTTGCGGCGCAGCCCCTCATCAATGGCGAAATCGTCCATTGCCGCTACGACCCGGACTTGCTCGAAGTGGTGGAGCGGTCATGAAGGCAGTCGTCGTTTCATTTCCACCAGCAGCCCGTGACGAACTGGTGCTTTGATGAGGTAGCCGATGCGGAATATCCGCTCCTTCGACATGCTCTTTCTCGACAACTTTTTTGAGGTGGGAAACGGCTACGTCCTGACCTTCTCCAACTCTACTTTCTCGCACTTTTTTGCCGACGAGCTCAACGTCGATATTGACGATCCCTGCATGTCGAAAACGGCACGTCCAAGGGCCGGCGCCTACGCGGTTTCCTGCAGAAGGCCGATGTGCCGACTGTGGTTAAGACGCTCAAGGCCCTATGGGAATACCGTGAAGCCATCAGGATGCGCGAAGGCAAGGCCGAGCGGGTAGAGAACGCGCAAGGCCTGGCGAAACGATCAAACAGTCCAAGGTCAGTAAGCTTGCGCTGAGAGATTGGATGCTCCAGAACGCAAAAGACCTAGGAGTGGACCTCGATGGCACCCGGACTGAGCGGCGAGAGAACGCCACGCAGGTTGCCAAACAAACTTTGAAAACCACCCCTGCATCCGATCCGGATGTTGTGGGACACGAATTAGACACTGATGCATTGCAGCGTACGGGCAAGCTGGAGGGAACGGTTAAAGGTATTAAACTGCCGGGCGCAGCAACTACTCGAGAGTGGCTCGGATCATCCGCCCCAGCTGCGTTTCATCAGGGCGTTGCCACTGCTATTTTCCAGATGGTAGCGCTGGTCTTCGCGACAAAGGACCTCTCAGACAGCGATCGGTTTAACAAAGACGAAAACGAGCGGAAGCTTGCTGCGTGCATTGTCTCAATTGTAGGAAATATCATCGAAACGGCTGCCGAAACTGTCGCGAAAGCCGAGACACATCCTCTTTCGGCATATATTGCTCAAGCAATGGGCCAATGCAGAGCGCTATTCTGAGATCGGCAAATACGGTGGCCGGGCGATCGGTTCAATCGCCGGCCTCGTGCTTGCAGGCTACGATCTTTTCAAAAATGCGCCTGAAGCGTTTCACGCTCAGGAATATGGCTTGTCCGCTCTCTACGTAGCAAGTGGAATTCTGGGTGCCTATGTGGCAGTCGCGGCGTTCTTCGGGACGATCCCGTTCTTCTGGCCGGTATTGGTAGCGTCGATTCTGATTGGAATTGCAATCGCCCTATATAAGGGAGCGGAACTGAAAACGTGGATTTCGCGGTGCAAATTTAGCAAGAGCGAGTACCACACGCTCAACGAGGAGCTCGATGCATATAACTCGGCCGCCGGAGGTTAGGCATGGATGAACGCTTGATGAAGAAATGTATCGGCCAACCGGTGCCGGAGTGGGACATGATGCATCGGTTGCCGATAGACCGGCCAGTCGGCCCCGATATGTGGGACACAGGCACGATCTTCAGGATGAACTCGACGTATATGGACGTGACCGAACCATCGTTTCTGGAAAAGCAGTGGTTTATCACAGGAGTAGTGCTTGCATTCGTATTTATGGGAATCGGCCCATACATCTACAATTTTACGCACAGCGGCCCCCCGCGCCGGCCTTCTGGCTGTTTGTTTTCGATTGCCTGGCACTTGCTGCCGTCGTGCTTTTCGGCGCCATTGTTTGGAGAATGGGTCGTGGGTTCTTTTTCGGCCTACGGCGCAGGCCGATCCGGTTCCACCGTGGCGAGCTCAAGCTGTACGCGATCCGCTCGCGACGCTTCCTCATGAGGCGCGGCCAAGGTGATGTTGTATGGGAGGCACCATGGACAAAGGACTCAATTTTCTGCCTGCACAAGGAAGTAACTCAGTTCAATACCGTGTATCACATCCGTCACTACACGGTAAACGAGAGTGGTAACGTGACAAGGGCATTTTCGATAGGCCGGGAGTGGACGGGATCGCCCGAGGTGGAACTTGTGCTTGTGCAATGGAATTATTGGTGCAAGTACATGAATAGCGGCCCGAACGGGTTGCCGAAACCCATGCTGTTTCATACAGAACACGAGACGCCGCGCGAGTCGTTCCTTTTCGCGCTCTACGGGCTGGGCATGCGGGCGTCGCCGTTCTGGCGAATTATCACGATGCCACTTGTCCTGGTCTTTGCGGCAGGTCGTATCGTAGCTAATGCGAGCTGCCGTGACCCAGAATGGCCAGAATCGATCGAGAAGGTAAGCGAGATTTCGCCGGATGACCCCTATGCGGAGCCACGAGCGGGCACACCGGTTGGTTGGGCAGAAACGGTTCTGGCACAACAGCGCGGCGAGTATCCGAACGATCCGCAGGGTAAAGTCGATCACTGGAGGGGCGAGCAGGATGGGGTAGTCAATGCGCGGCTATGGCTGACGGACCGGCCACCGAAAAATCTGTCCGGTGCCTGACAGGAATATTTCATGAAGGATGAAGCTGAACGCGGCGTAATTCGCTTGAACGACAAGACGACCCACGGCGGTCATGTGACCACCGCGAGCGATGACTTCAAGGTTTTGGGAGTGCCGGTGGCTCTTGAAGGAGATAAGACCTGGTGCCCCAAATGCCAGGGTACGTTCGCGATCACCCCAAAAGACAGTACCCGCATGCATCACGACAAGGCCGTCGCCTATGACGGCGACCCCACGGAATGCGGTGCGAAGCTTATCTCCAGTGTCTCCTCCTAAGGCAACGCATAAAGCCTTTCGGCATGGTAGAGCGTAGGAGTTTTCGTGGAAGAATGCCGGCCCGGCACCAACGATTTACCCCTCGCGGACAAGCCTCCGGCGCAGGTCAAAGTGTTCGAAAATAGCGGGCAGAGCCTGCGCTACCGGGAAGGCAGCTTGATGAAAATTCCCGGCAGTCCGGAGCGCAGCTCTCAGGCGATTTTCAGTGCGGCGCTGTTCGGCTCGCTCGCGTTGGAGGGGCAACCTGTCCGGTTCTCGGGCATTGTGCCAGGCGTGAGCATGAGAGTCGGCACCGGGAGCCTCAGGCTCGGTGACGACGATGCGGTCATTCACGCCGCTCGAGGGATATGGCGGGAAGTTCAGCCGAGACTGATCGAATGGCTGACTTCACCTGTTGCGCCCGCTGGGCTAAAAATCGTGCTGGCGCCGGATATCAAAATCGAGTTTGGCTGGGACGGCAAGTATTTCCTGCGGCCGGGTGTCACACAGATCGATATCGAATATGACGTTGCGTTCGTCGCGTGGTTC
It contains:
- a CDS encoding putative quinol monooxygenase, whose translation is MTTSRGLSFKDGDTPIVIVAAFVPQSGNEHELRRALQAVLQPTREEPGCLRFDLLVSETPTTTFRFFEIFATQDAIDAHRQTEHYRVYRAAAMPLLQAPPEVVVMSPVDVAGLSA
- a CDS encoding dioxygenase, whose translation is MKEPHQAAASRAERREPLPATPQALLDAVLAANRDTTNPRLKQILDGLLRHLHAFAAEVELSYQELEIGLDFLVRIGKATGPEKHEGILLADILGLATLVGLIDAKKALAAGGTEPALIGPFWRAAQPLRENGSNIAADGTPGDKLFVDGRILSLDGTPIANARVETWQASPGGLYENQDPQQVEMNLRGRFQTDSDGRFSFHSVRPAGYAVPVDGPCGELLAAQQRPIMRPAHLHFIVMAEGYKTLATQIFDADDPNAYRDAVFGAVGSLLQRFEPQPDRSFRLGLDLKLEPGTMRVPMCPLP
- a CDS encoding cupin domain-containing protein; this encodes MNITPEQMEATRVARWGQVKPYGETFIESRLPGFEKRLYKIINRGVLENKGVQPAIEGAHRFGVTLIEVPVGQGANLHSHKTEEVFFPLNGKMIVIWGDHGEHQLELNQWDCISMPTGVMRGFRNPNDHDLVIYSVVGGTDEEVGRIEWHPDVLKAAEGTGLQYDETGFLKNEA
- a CDS encoding NAD(P)-dependent oxidoreductase — protein: MGDTACSSVIGSVVDSADQEVVDIGFVGVGKIGLPMATHLHRHGHRVDAFDASVERASLARAAGMPVKDSLDAVVDAADVLITSLPNDAAFEAVAFDIAARARPGQLYIDTSTVSVKASRRVANAFDEAGIAYLRVTVSGNAKMAEQAQVTAIASGPQAQYQRALPLLRLLGPSQFYVGAQEEARVMKLIINLMVANTVGMLGEALAIGQQGGLAWSDMWQVLCASAVGSPIVKAKAQQLVTHDYSPTFTVEQMQKDVGLILEAGADWHVPLPITSLVAQSLQHASAFGFGSEDYAAMIKLSLPSAVSSSDA
- a CDS encoding MFS transporter → MATSSTLVDSAAAPRDGETVRYGIALALVISLFFAWGLTYGLLDVLNKHFQQTLNVTRMQSALLQTCYFGAYFLVAIPSGLFVNRYGYKRGILLGLVVFALGAVLFVPATAHGRFYPFLMALFVLACGAACLESAANPYITVLGAAQGAARRLNLAQAFTGFGAFAGPFIGGLFFFRHGAAAAGNAASVRMTYVVIAAVVLLLALVFWRVALPEPGREAAATQAEAVDATPLRRERRFVFSVVTQFFYFSAQVGIAAFFINFAVEHWASLSTGSAAFMLSGAMIAFTGGRFLSTALMHRFDASAMLAVYSIAALALCVAACAMHGPVAVIALMAVFFFESIMFPTIFALGVEGLGSRTGRAGSLHVMALFGGAVAPLLMGAIADRISVGAAYLVPVFCFTVVLCFALSSRTARRRAPL
- a CDS encoding YciI family protein gives rise to the protein MSDLQAEIQRLVEPNLRQRFYVAFSYPVASVEETMPHIPEHIRYLIEHEDKVFLSGPFVTEGHIVGEGMTVLYAESEQEATQFMDNEPFIRRGLRRYELKRWELREGTLSVRTRLSASRFEL
- a CDS encoding VOC family protein, whose protein sequence is MKPHSPGVTPLPFNHIGMTVPDIERAIRWYGDVLGFRLIFRRTLQLNPDVPEVQEIFGPAFRRALQAHLVSANGVGLELFQFLEPEVEMPEQNFRYQRAGVFHLCVTDPDLPALVERVVAHGGRQRTKIWTFLPDRPYQLVYLEDCFGNVIEGFSHQYTETFANMPGWHAVDE
- a CDS encoding GIY-YIG nuclease family protein, producing the protein MSATKGNINLRSASELAEIKSIEHLYKIGFSTTPVDGRIKNARQEPTCLMAPVKIVSVFECYNPQPAEVRGFAPYLLRNGMSRTDGDGFFRQTTYAARVVHRAVGLD
- a CDS encoding DUF6708 domain-containing protein, whose product is MGRGFFFGLRRRPIRFHRGELKLYAIRSRRFLMRRGQGDVVWEAPWTKDSIFCLHKEVTQFNTVYHIRHYTVNESGNVTRAFSIGREWTGSPEVELVLVQWNYWCKYMNSGPNGLPKPMLFHTEHETPRESFLFALYGLGMRASPFWRIITMPLVLVFAAGRIVANASCRDPEWPESIEKVSEISPDDPYAEPRAGTPVGWAETVLAQQRGEYPNDPQGKVDHWRGEQDGVVNARLWLTDRPPKNLSGA
- a CDS encoding PAAR domain-containing protein yields the protein MKDEAERGVIRLNDKTTHGGHVTTASDDFKVLGVPVALEGDKTWCPKCQGTFAITPKDSTRMHHDKAVAYDGDPTECGAKLISSVSS